A part of Periophthalmus magnuspinnatus isolate fPerMag1 chromosome 14, fPerMag1.2.pri, whole genome shotgun sequence genomic DNA contains:
- the LOC117381213 gene encoding cornifelin homolog B-like encodes MSKMVVRQPQPVMDSLVSNDWSSGICDCCQDVPECCLGVWCCPCFACVISKRYGQCLCLPLLDMFGCIPPIGMSMRISMRHRYGIKGDMCKDCLYAYFCIPCNWCQMSREMKTRQIPVVLVNAAHR; translated from the exons atgtctaaaatggTGGTGCGTCAGCCTCAGCCGGTGATGGACTCACTGGTGTCCAACGACTGGAGCTCCGGGATCTGTGACTGCTGCCAGGACGTCCCGGAGT GCTGTTTAGGCGTCTGGTGCTGCCCTTGTTTTGCCTGTGTCATCAGCAAGAGGTACGGCCAGTGTCTCTGTCTCCCACTGCTGGACATGTTCGGCTGCATCCCTCCCATCGGAATGTCCATGAGAATTTCCATGAGACACCGATACGGAATCAAA GGCGACATGTGTAAGGACTGTTTGTACGCCTACTTCTGCATCCCCTGCAACTGGTGTCAAATGTCCCGAGAGATGAAGACCAGGCAGATCCCCGTGGTCCTGGTCAACGCCGCGCACAGATGA